From a single Mangifera indica cultivar Alphonso chromosome 19, CATAS_Mindica_2.1, whole genome shotgun sequence genomic region:
- the LOC123203643 gene encoding transcription factor RAX3-like isoform X2 codes for MGRAPCCDKANVKKGPWSPEEDAKLKSYIEQHGTGGNWIALPQKIGLKRCGKSCRLRWLNYLRPNLKHGGFSEEEDNIICDLYISIGSRWSIIAAHLPGRTDNDIKNYWNTRLKKKLLGKHCKEQQARRGCSFKQEVKRGDGYPISMAPNNNNNESPYWPELPVLSPIPFSNEENRFNDHAAIRKFLIKLGGRFSGDDDHVREGTSPQFPVDMFSNLQFYKQSLNIPFSSSVDASNNSPYVQNLYNIDGTDSTALQCQNNNLQAGLGEMVYNNPKRLDGLEFFHGDEMMMNDKIDMASRETVGWGDMSYLVSPLVDPNYEDMQQGMPQQYAFNDLRLNSL; via the exons ATGGGAAGAGCTCCTTGCTGTGACAAAGCAAACGTGAAGAAAGGTCCCTGGTCACCTGAAGAAGATGCCAAGCTTAAATCATACATCGAGCAGCATGGGACTGGTGGTAACTGGATCGCTTTGCCGCAAAAAATCG GTCTCAAGAGATGTGGTAAGAGCTGCCGCCTAAGATGGTTAAATTATCTTCGACCCAATCTCAAGCATGGAGGATTctcagaagaagaagacaacatAATCTGTGACCTCTATATCAGTATCGGCAGCAG GTGGTCAATTATTGCAGCACATTTACCGGGGAGGACTGACAACGATATAAAAAACTACTGGAATACTAGACTGAAGAAAAAGCTTCTTGGGAAGCACTGCAAAGAACAGCAGGCTCGTAGAGGTTGCAGCTTTAAGCAAGAGGTGAAGAGAGGGGATGGATATCCCATTTCCATGGCTCCTAATAACAATAATAACGAGAGCCCTTACTGGCCAGAGCTACCCGTGCTTTCACCAATACCTTTCTCAAACGAAGAAAACCGCTTTAACGACCATGCAGCTATCAGAAAGTTTCTTATCAAGCTTGGAGGAAGATTCTCTGGAGATGATGACCATGTACGCGAAGGGACAAGTCCTCAGTTTCCAGTTGACATGTTTTCAAATCTACAATTTTATAAGCAGTCCCTCAACATACCCTTTTCTTCTTCAGTGGATGCCTCAAACAACTCACCATATGTGCAAAATCTTTACAATATAGATGGGACTGATTCGACAGCGCTACAATGTCAAAACAACAATTTGCAAGCGGGGCTTGGAGAAATGGTATACAACAACCCAAAAAGGTTAGATGGCTTGGAGTTCTTTCACGGGGACGAAATGATgatgaatgataaaattgacATGGCTTCTCGTGAAACCGTTGGATGGGGCGATATGAGCTATCTGGTTTCTCCTCTTGTTGATCCAAATTATGAAGATATGCAACAAGGGATGCCACAACAATACGCGTTCAACGACCTGAG ACTAAATTCCTTATGA
- the LOC123203643 gene encoding transcription factor RAX3-like isoform X1: MGRAPCCDKANVKKGPWSPEEDAKLKSYIEQHGTGGNWIALPQKIGLKRCGKSCRLRWLNYLRPNLKHGGFSEEEDNIICDLYISIGSRWSIIAAHLPGRTDNDIKNYWNTRLKKKLLGKHCKEQQARRGCSFKQEVKRGDGYPISMAPNNNNNESPYWPELPVLSPIPFSNEENRFNDHAAIRKFLIKLGGRFSGDDDHVREGTSPQFPVDMFSNLQFYKQSLNIPFSSSVDASNNSPYVQNLYNIDGTDSTALQCQNNNLQAGLGEMVYNNPKRLDGLEFFHGDEMMMNDKIDMASRETVGWGDMSYLVSPLVDPNYEDMQQGMPQQYAFNDLRYPGTQ; the protein is encoded by the exons ATGGGAAGAGCTCCTTGCTGTGACAAAGCAAACGTGAAGAAAGGTCCCTGGTCACCTGAAGAAGATGCCAAGCTTAAATCATACATCGAGCAGCATGGGACTGGTGGTAACTGGATCGCTTTGCCGCAAAAAATCG GTCTCAAGAGATGTGGTAAGAGCTGCCGCCTAAGATGGTTAAATTATCTTCGACCCAATCTCAAGCATGGAGGATTctcagaagaagaagacaacatAATCTGTGACCTCTATATCAGTATCGGCAGCAG GTGGTCAATTATTGCAGCACATTTACCGGGGAGGACTGACAACGATATAAAAAACTACTGGAATACTAGACTGAAGAAAAAGCTTCTTGGGAAGCACTGCAAAGAACAGCAGGCTCGTAGAGGTTGCAGCTTTAAGCAAGAGGTGAAGAGAGGGGATGGATATCCCATTTCCATGGCTCCTAATAACAATAATAACGAGAGCCCTTACTGGCCAGAGCTACCCGTGCTTTCACCAATACCTTTCTCAAACGAAGAAAACCGCTTTAACGACCATGCAGCTATCAGAAAGTTTCTTATCAAGCTTGGAGGAAGATTCTCTGGAGATGATGACCATGTACGCGAAGGGACAAGTCCTCAGTTTCCAGTTGACATGTTTTCAAATCTACAATTTTATAAGCAGTCCCTCAACATACCCTTTTCTTCTTCAGTGGATGCCTCAAACAACTCACCATATGTGCAAAATCTTTACAATATAGATGGGACTGATTCGACAGCGCTACAATGTCAAAACAACAATTTGCAAGCGGGGCTTGGAGAAATGGTATACAACAACCCAAAAAGGTTAGATGGCTTGGAGTTCTTTCACGGGGACGAAATGATgatgaatgataaaattgacATGGCTTCTCGTGAAACCGTTGGATGGGGCGATATGAGCTATCTGGTTTCTCCTCTTGTTGATCCAAATTATGAAGATATGCAACAAGGGATGCCACAACAATACGCGTTCAACGACCTGAGGTATCCTGGAACGCAGTAG